From Microbacterium rhizosphaerae:
GCGGTGCTGTACGTGTCGCTCCACTTCTTGTCGCCGGAGGAGATGTGCTTGTACCAGTCGGGGTCCTTGCCGAGGACGGTCGGGATGCCCGTGTACTGCAGGGCGAGCTGGCTCATCCACTCGCCGCCGCTCTGGATGGGGGTCCACCCGGCGTCCTTCAGCTTCTTCAGGTCCGCCTCGAACTCCTCCATGGTCTTGGGGGGCGCGGTGATCCCGGCATCCTGGAACGCCTTCTTGTTGTAGAAGATCGTGCCCTGCAGCTGGAAGCCGACGCCGGCGACGAGGTTCTTGCCGTCCATCTTGTACTGGTCGGCGAGCGGGCCCTTCTTCGCCCACGTGTACTTCGAGAGATCGACGAGTTCAGGTGCCAGGGTCGCGTTCGGTGTGAGCGTCTCGACGACGTCGGGGACATCGCCCGAGGCGAGCAGCGTGGGGAGGGTCTTTCCGACCCCGTTGACCGGCATCACGATCTTGACGGAGATGTTGGGGTTCGCCGCCTCGAACGGTCCGACGAGCGCGTTCCAGTACGCCTGAGTGAGGTTGGGGGTGATGTTGACGAGCATGCTGAGCTCGACCTTCTCCTGCGGCGCCTTGCTGGCGGGGGCGCTGCCGGCAGAGCTGCACCCTGTGAGGACGAGGCCGACAGCGGCGAGGCCGGCGGCCGCCGTCACAGTGAAACGGCGTGTGATCATCTTTGAACCTTCCGTGGTTTCGGATCCCCTTGGTGAGGAGCATCGCTAGATTACGATAATCGATAATCGTTGGCAAGCCTCTTATCGATAATCGGTGGGACGAATCTGGCGACGTCTGGATCGGCGATGAAGGCCGCGACGATGCCCCTCGCATGGAGGTGGCGTCGCAATGGGGCCGCAACATGCTACGTGGCTGAACCTGGGGTGGTCCTGTCAGGCCGGACGCCCTCTCGGGCTTCCCCGCCTCGATACTCGGCATCCTGGGGCGTGATCTCCGGTCAGCACCACCGGCGCCGCAGCCAGCGAACGCTCAAGCCGAACCACTCCGCGAAGGCCGGCGGTGCGACGGTTGCGCCCTCCCGTGGCCGCGCCAGCCCGAGGCCATGCGGTCCGTCCCGGAAGACGTGGAGTTCGAACTCCACACCCGCCTCGTCGAGGGCGGCGGCGAAGGCCAGCGTGTGCCTGACGGGAACGACGGCGTCCTCGCCGGTCGCGAAGAGGAACGTCGGCGGATTGCCGTTGCCGACGTGCGGGACGACAGGAGGGTACTCGCGCCCCGCACCCAGGGTGATGTCCGTCGTGATGGCGTACCCGAGAAGAAGCGCATCGGGTCGGTTCGTTCCGACCGTCCCGAGCGAGGCTGCGAGGTGGCCTCCCGCGGAGAATCCGATCATCGCGAGCCGGCGCGGCGCGACTCCCCACTCGTCGGCATGGAGACGGATCTCGGCGACCGCCGCTTCGGCGTCTTCGAGCGCCTGCGCGAAGGTCGCCTCGGCACCCACGCTGTAGTGCAGGACGAACGCGTGGAACCCTTCGGCGAGGTAGGCGAGTGCCACGGGCTCGGCTTCGCCCGGGCTCAGCGTCATGTACCCGCCGCCGGGAACGACGAGCACGGAACCTGTCGATGCGCCGCGACCCGCGTCGGAGAGGAAGCCCGTGAGGCGTGCGCCGTTGACTCCGATCGTCTGCGTGAAGTGATTCACCGCTCGGCGCCGCCGCGCCGGCCGCGGCCCGTCGCTGCGGAGTCCGGGCGGCGATCGCGCACGTGGCCTCCGGTCGCGTGGAGCCGGAACAGGTCGGCCGCCTGCTCGGGCACGCCTCCTTCGAGAACCTCCAGCAGATCGCGGTGCGACTCCGCGACGGTGTTCCAGTCGCCGGAATAGTCGGGGTCCGACAGCACGTGGAGCGACCGCAGGCTCGGCTCGATGATGTCCCACATCCGCGGGAGGTGGCTGTTGCCGCTCGCGACGATGACCGCGCGATGGAATTCGAAGTCGAACTCGCGGAAGGCTGTCACATCATTGCGCGCGGCAGACTCCGCCATCCGGTCGATGAGCGTTTCGAGCGCCATACGGGTCGCAGAATCCAGTCGACCGCAAGCGCACCGCCCCGCGAGCTCCTCGAGGGTCACCCTCGCGACCTTGGCCTGCTCTGCTTCGTCCCGCGAGTAGTCGGCGACGAAGCTGCCGTGATGGCGCACCTGTTGGACGAGCCCTTCGTGGGTGAGGCGCTTCAGCGCCTCGCGCACCGGGGACTGGCTGACCTTCAGCTGTCGCGCCAGCTGGGATTCGACGAGCTGCTCGCCCGGACGAAGCGTGGAATCCCGGATCATGCCCTTGACCAACGAGTAGATCTGATCGGACAGCAGGCCCTTGTCGAGGTCGGGCAGTCGAGCGGCAAGGTCGGGCATTTCGCTACCCTACCCGATAATCGACTATCGCTAGCGAAACGTCCGGCGTGGCTCGTCGACGAGATGGATGGCGAGGCGGGCCGCGAATCGATTATCGATTGACAGTGCTTCTCCGGATCACCACAATGGGATCCCATGACTTTCGCACCCGACCGGGATCGCCTCTTCCCGGTCGATCCCGCCACCCGAAGCCGGGCGCGCGACCTCCATGCGAGCGTCGCGGACCTGCCGATCATCTCCCCCCACGGTCATGTCGATCCCCGCATCCTGGTGGAGGACCGCGCCTTCGACAACGCCGCCGATCTCCTCATCCGCGATGACCACTATGTGACGAGGCTGATGCACTCGGCCGGGATCGGACTCGAGCGTCTCGGCGTCTCGCCGCATGACGGCATGGCCGCCCGCCCGCGCGAGGTGTGGCGAACATTCTCCGAGAACTGGGACCTCTACACGGGGACGGCCTCCGGATATTGGCTGCGCTCCATCCTCGCCGAGCAGTTCGGTCTCAGCGAGCATCCGTCGTCGGCCAACGCGGATGCGGTGTTCGATGAGATCGGCGCGCGTCTGGCCGAGCCATCGTTCCGGCCCCGCGCGCTCTTCCGCACATATGGCATCGAGCTTCTCGCGACGACGGACGACCCGATGGACGATCTCGCCCCGCACGCCATGCTCGCCGCGGATCCCGCCTTCGGCGGCCGCGTGGTTCCCACGTTTCGACCGGACGCCTACCTTGCGCCCACGTCCCCGGGCTGGGCGCAGCGCGTCTCGCGACTGTCGGAATGGAACGGCACCCGCGACACCGACTACGCCGGGTACCTGTCCGCGCTCGAGGGTCGGCGTGCCTATTTCATCCAGCACGGTGCCGTCTCCGCCGACCACGGTGTTGCGCAGCCCCGGGCGATCGAACTGGATGCCTCCGATGCCGCGCGCCTCTTCGAGAAGGCACATGCCGGCACCATCACGACGGACGAGGCGAGCGTCTTCTCCGCACACATGCTGTTCGAGATGGCGCGGATGAGCACCCGCGACGGTCTCGTCATGACCGTGCATCCGGGTGTGTTCCGAAACCACGATCACGAGACGTTCACGAGGTTCGGCCCCGATTCCGGGCACGACATCCCGGTCGCCACGGAGTATGTGAACGCGCTGCGGCCGCTGCTCAACCGCTTCGGCAACACCCCGGATTTCCACCTCGTGCTCTTCAGCGTCGACGAGACGACCTACTCCCGCGAGATCGCTCCACTCGCCGGCTACTACCCCGCGGTCTTCATCGGTGCGCCGTGGTGGTTCCTCGACGCCCCCGACGCCGGTCTCCGGTTCCGGGCCGCGGTCACGGAGACCGCGGGCTTCTCCCGCGGGTCGGGGTTCATCGACGACACGCGCGCATTCATGTCGATTCCCGTCCGGCACGACATGTCGCGGCGACTGGATGCGGCCTTCCTCGCCCGACTGGTCGGGGAAGGCCGCATCGACCAGCCCCAGGCCGAACGGACGATCGTGGATCTCGTGGATGCGCAGCCGCGGAGGGTGTTCAAGCTGTGAGTGTGGAGACCGTCCGGCCCCGCATCTCCAGCCGCGCCGTCGAGAAGGCGCCCGTCCGGATCGCGCACCTCGGGCTCGGAGCTTTCCACCGTGCGCACCAGGCGTGGTACACGGCGCATGCCGCCGGCGACCCGTGGGGGATCGCGGCATTCACCGGCCGGTCGCCGGCGGTGGCACAGGTTCTGGCGGCGCAGGACTGCGTCTACACCGTCATCGAGCGCGGCGCCGAGGGTGATCGTGCGGAGATCGTCGAATCGATCGTCGAGGCTCACGACGGAGCCGACGTGTCGGCCTGGAGGAGCACGATCGCATCTCCCGATGTCGCGGTCGTCACCCTCACGGTCACCGAGGCCGGCTATGCCCGGGGCTCGACCCCGCCGCGCCGACTGGTCGAGGGGCTCGCGGCGCGTCGAGCGGCGGACGGCGGCCCCGTGTCGATCGTCAGCTGCGACAACCTGCCGGGCAACGGGCAGGCGATGCGCGCTGCCATCGACGCCCTCGCCGACCTCGACCTCGCCGGCTGGATCGACGCCAACGTGGCGTTCGTGGACACCATGGTGGATCGGATCACGCCATCCGTCACAGCTGCGGACAGCACTGCGGCGCTGGCGCTCACGGGAGCGCTCGACGAGGCGCCGGTGGTCACCGAGCCCTTCTCCGAATGGATTCTCGCGGGCGACTTTCCCGCGGGTCGTCCGGCATGGGAGACGGCCGGCGCGCGCTTCGTGGCAGATGCCACGCCGTACGAAGAGAGAAAGCTGTGGCTGCTCAACGCGGCGCACTCGCTCCTGGCATATGCCGGGTCCGGTCGGGGATTCGACTCGATCGACGAGGCGTTCGCGGACGACGAGCTGAACGCGATGACCGAGCAGCTCTGGGCTGAGCAGCGTGCCGTCCTCTCGCTCGGCGACGAGGAGATCGACTCCGCACTCGCCGCGCTGCGCGAGCGATTCGCCAACCCCCGGATTCGCCACTCACTGCAGCAGATCGCGCAGATGGGCGCACTCAAGCTCCCCGTCCGGATCCTCGATCCGATGCGGCGTCGTGAAGAGCGGGGGCTCGGGCACGGGGCTGCTCAGCGGGCGACGATCGCCGCGTGGGCCGACCACCTCGTGCGTTTCGACCCCGCCGACGCTGCCTCGGCCGCCATCGCCCGACTCCTCGCGCGCAATCCGCGCGCGGAGCCGGTCGACCTCATCATCGACACCCTCACAACGGAGCAGCACGCATCATGATCATCGACAAAGCCGACGTCATCGTCACGAGCCCGGGACGCAACTTCGTGACACTCAAGCTCACCACGGACGACGGCCTGACCGGCCTGGGCGACGCGACGCTGAACGGGCGCGAGCTCGCCGTGGTCGCCTACCTCAGGGACCATGTCGTGCCGCTGCTGATCGGCGCCGATGCGTCGAGGATCGAGGACACGTGGCAGTTCCTCTACCGCTCCGCCTACTGGCGCCGCGGACCCGTGACGATGGCCGCCATCGCGGCGGTCGACATGGCGCTGTGGGACATCAAGGGCAAGGCCGCGGGGATGCCGGTCTACCAGCTGCTGGGAGGAGCCAGCCGCCGTGGCCTGATGGCTTACGGTCACGCGTCGGGGAAGGATCTGCCCGAGCTGTTCGACTCGATCCACGCCCACCTGGAGCTGGGGTACCGGTCGATCCGGGTGCAGACCGGTGTGCCGGGTCTGAAGGCGATCTACGGCATCGCGTCGCAGCACAGTGAGGCCGAGGACTCCCGCGGACGCTACGACTACGAGCCGGCGCATCGCGGCGCCCGCCCCGTCGAGGAGGACTGGGACACGCGCGCGTACCTGACGCACCTGCCGGGTGTGTTCGAGGCCGTCCGCAACGAGTTCGGCCCCGACCTCCCGCTGCTGCACGACGGGCACCACCGGATGACGCCGATCCAGGCCGCGCGGCTCGGCAAGGCGCTCGAGCCGTACGACCTGTTCTGGCTCGAGGACTGCACGCCCGCCGAGAACCAGGAGGCGCTGCGCCTGGTGCGTCAGCACACCACCACCCCGCTGGCGATCGGCGAGGTGTTCAACACGGTGTGGGACTTCAAGGACCTCATCCGGGAGCAGCTGATCGACTACGTCCGCGGCGCGGTGACCCACATGGGCGGCATCACCGCGCTGAAGAAGACGCTCGAGTACGCCGCGATGTACCAGATCAAATCCGGCATGCACGGCCCCACCGACATCTCCCCGGTGGGCATGGCCGCCGCGATGCATCTCGGGCTCGCGATCCACAACTTCGGCATCCAGGAGTACATGCAGCACGGGCCGAAGACCGACCAGGTCTTCGAGCAGTCCTTCACCTGGCGTGACGGGATGCTGCACCCCGGCGACCAGCCCGGCCTGGGCGTCGAGCTGAACCTCGACGAGGCCGGGAAGTACCCGTACGAGCGGGCCTACCTGCCCTACAACCGGCTCAAGGACGGCACCGTCCACGACTGGTGAGCCCGAAGCCGAACCCGAACCGGCCGCGCAAGATTCCGCGGGAATGTGGAGGGGCTGACGGGAATCGAACCCGCGCTGTCTGCTTGGGAAGCAGAAGTTCTGCCATTGAACTACAGCCCCGTTGCCTTGAGATCACCGGGATCGAAGGTTCCCATCAAGGCGATGGTTCACCGTGGCGTACCAGCGGCGATGGCATCCGACTGCTCGGCGCCACGTCCCATACTACCGATCGGATGACGTGCACCAAGTTCGGCGGCGATGGGCGGATGCCGCGTGCCGCCCCCCGAGGGAAGCGGCACGCGGCATCCGTCATCCGCTAGTTCAGGAAGGAGAACATCGCCGTGTGCGTCGTCCCGTCGACGAGCGTCAACGAGAGCGTCGCGCACGTGCCCGCCCAGGACTTGTTCGTCTTCCAGACGTACGTGTACTGGTCGGTGGTGGGGTCGTACTGCAGGCTGCTGGCCCCAGCCGTGAGGGTCTGCTCGATCGCGTCGACCTGCGCCGACGGCGAGCATGCGCCGAAGGAGACAGACGGCGAGCCGGCAGCCAGCACCGCTGTGCCCTGATCACCGCCCAGACTGAACTTCACCGGAACCGCACTGCCGGCCTTGACGCTGTTCACGACGTCGCCCGTGTTCACCGGGGCGGCGAAGCCCGACCAGGCGTACACGACCGAGTACGTGCAGTTCACTGCCGCCGACGCATTCCCCGCATTGTCGAGGGCCGTGCCGGCCGGAGCGACGGCCGTCTTCGATCCCACGCTGGAGGTATCCAGCGCGATCGAGCCGCCGGCGGGTGTCGCCAGGCCCGAACCGTCCGCTTCATCCGCCGCCGTCCAGGTGGCGTCGGCCGATGTCCCGAGCACGACGGCATCGCTCGGGCACGTCAGCGCCACGACCGGGGCGGTGACGTCGACCCGCGTGAGCGTCCAGAAGTGGTCGGCTGTGGCAGCATCCGTCGCCGTCGTGGTGCCCGACGATCCGGTCGCCGCGACCACAGTGCCGTTGCGTCCGGCGCCCGACGAGTCGACCAGCGTCGTCCCGCCGGTCTCGTCGAACGCGTAGTGCACGACATCCCCGGCGCCGGCCTGTCCGCCTGCAAGCGCACCCACCTCTGCAGCGGACAGCGCTCGGTCGTAGATGTTGAAATCATCGACGGCTCCGTTGAGCGCGGGGTCGCCGCCGTACTGCGACTTGCCGAGGTAGTTCCTCGTGCTCTGGCCGAACGCGGACGGGTGCACGGTCATGGCCGTGTTGGTCGCAACGACCTGGCCGTTCACATACATGGTGCCCGTCGTGCCCGCGACGGTGACGGTGACGAGCGACCACTGGTTGAGCGGCAGCGTCTTCGGGTTGGTGCTGTTGAGGCGCTGCTCGCCTCCGGCGCCGCCGGTCGTGATGGCGAAGCGCAGCTCCGATCCGTCGTTCGTGGTCAGGAACATGCTGGCGTTGCTGCTCGAGCCGATGTCGAACACGCGCTGCCACGAGGCGTTGCCGGCGGGGTTGACCCAGGCGGACACCGTGTAGTCGCCGGTCAGGCTGCTCACCGCGCCGGTCGGCAGCGTCGCGTAGGCGTTGCTGTTGCAGAACGACAGCGCCGTGCCGATCCTGCCGGGCTGACGCGCTCCCGTCGCCGTGCATCCCGACGTGATCGATCCGTCGGTCCACTGGATGACCTGAGCTCCGTCCGTCTTGCTCATCCCGGTGACCGAGAGCACCCGGCCGGTGCCGTCGTTCGCGAGGCGGTAGTGCCCCTTGCCGTCGGGCACGAGCTGCCACAGCTGGCTGTCGGCGCCCGTGTCGGCGCTCAGCACCGCAGATGCTCCATTGGACGTCGAGGCGCCCTGCACGTCGAGGACCCGGCCGTCGATCATGCTCACGACCTTGTACAGGCCGGACCCCGCCGCGACGAGCTTCCAGGTCTGGTCGGTGACGCCGCCACCCGCCTGTGCGGCCTGCTGCTGAACGGAGTCGCCTGCGGTCAGCTGGAGTCCGCTGTTCAGGTTGGCGATGGTGTACGTCCCGGCCAGCGACGCGGGGTTGCCCGCGGGGGTGACCACGAGGTGGTAGCCGTACGCCGGGTTCATCACGATCGGCACGCTGATCGAGCCGTCGTCGCCGACCTGGTAGGTGGTGTCGGAGACGGTGATCGGCGCGGCCACCGCGACGGTGCGACCGTAGGTGGGTGTGTAGTCGACCTTCACGTTCACCGTGGAGCCGAGCGCCAGCTTGTCGAGACCCGCGACCTTCACCGCTGCGGGGCCGGATGCGCCACCCGTGATGACGTCGAGTTCCTTCTTGTCGGACGTCACGGATGCGGCCGCGTCGAAGTTGTTGTTGCCGGGCGGTGTCGTGGCGACCATGTCGCCCGACATGTCGGCGTACCACTTGTACAGCCAGTAGGCGCCGTTCGGGTTGCCGCCCTGACCCGTCAGGAGATCGCCCAGCGCTCCCGACTGGTTCCAGAAGGCGAGCTCAGCGGTGTGGATGCCGAGCCGTTCGAACTTCGCGATGTAGCCGACCAGCGAGCCGGGGATGCCGACCTCGGCAGGGGCCGCATACTCTTCGATGTCGATCGGACGGCGGGCGATGCCCAGTGCGTCTTCCATCGCCTGCACCTTGGCCACGTCGCCGGCGATCTTCGACGACGTCTCGAGCTCATGCCAGGCGAGGATGTCGGGCACGGTATTGGTGGCGACCGCGTTGTTCAGGAAGTTCTGCATGTCGCCGATGTTGTCCGAGAAGCTCGGACCCTGGATCGGGGTCGTCGGATCGAGGCTCCGGATCAGGTTGTACGTGTGGGTCCAGAAGTCCTCGAAAGTGCCGTTGCTCGTCTTCCAGGTGTTGTCGGACTCGTTCCAGATCGCATAGGCCGCGAGATTGCTCATCCCGGATGCCTGCACCTGCTGCACTTGCTGCGTGACGACCTGGTCCCAGTTCGACCAGCTGAACTGGTAGGGCCACCCGGCGTAGTAGTCGGAGAGACGGTCGACGACCTTTGCGCCCACGTTGGCCGCCTTCTGCCACGTCTGCCCGATGTCGCCGGAACCCTGTTGTCTGCCGCCGATCGGCATCATGACGAACTCACTGGGCTTGATCGCCTGTACGAGGCTGTCTGAGGGCGTGGTGGCGTTCGCCAGGCCGTAGAGCGAGCCCGTTGCGACGTGCGAGACAGAGCGGAACGGCTGATCTGCATGGACGACGATCGTGTTGGCCGCAGCGGGGGCCGCCGCGGCGGGCGCGGCGGTCGCGGCCAGGCCCGCAAGCGCCAGCCCCGAGACGGCCGCAAGCGCGGCCGTCGTACGTGCAGCGCGTGACGCCGCGTGGGCGTTCGGCGGGGCCGGCCGACGCCATGCGCTCCGCTGCCCCCCAGATCCAGTCTTCGATGACATGAGAGATTCGACTCCGATTCCACAGGGTTGGTGAGTGAGATCAGCCGTCGAACCGGTTCGCCAGTGAATCGCGCCGAATCGCACGTGCTTCGAGGGAGATGCGGGGACGAGGACTGATCGCGGGAGCACGCTAACAGGGCGCGAAGACGCCGGTCAAGGAAAATGTCGAACCGGTTCGAAGAGAGTCGAACCGTGTGGGACGCGTCTGCGCTCAGAGCCGGCCGGCGCGGTGCGCTCTTGGAGCGACCCTGCGGCCGGCGCGGGCCGGGCTGCGGGCATCGCCAAGAAAAGCTGTGTGACCAGGGAAAAACTGCACGGCTCATGTGTCCGCGTCTGTCGGTGGCTCGCGCCGACGTCACCGCTGCGCGCGACGAGGCTCTCGCGGCCGTGGTCGGCAGTATCCACCGCGCCTATCGCCGGCGTCCTCTTGTGATGGCCGACGAATTAGTTGTACCGTGTGATCGAACCGGTTCGACACAAAATCGGCGGCGTCGGCATGAGCGCGGACGCCGTGAGGAAGAGATGCGAGGGAGCGTCAGATGCGTGAACATCACACCGGCCATGACAACACCGAGGCGGTGGTCCCGTCATGAACCTCGAGCGAAGGTCGATCCAGCGGGTTGCGGCGATCGGCGCCGCCGCCGTCCTCGGCCTGATCGGATCCACGGTCGCCACGGCGGGCGCGGTCGCCGACACGGCGGCGGCATCCACGTCTCTGACAGTGGACCTGTCGACCGTGACGGGCCCGTCGACCGGGGTCGGTCAAGGCATCCTCTACGGGATCACGCAAGACGGGTCACAGCCGGGCGACGAGTACGTCAAGCCGCTGAACCTCAACGCATTCCGTGGGGGTGGCTGGTTCTCCGGCGGCTGGGCGACGGACGGATACACGTACGGGCCCGCGACCCATGCCGAGGTGACGGCGATCATCGACCAGGCGAAGCGCCTGAAGGCATCGTCGCAGAACCCGGCCGGCTTTCAGTACCAAGTCCTGCTCAGCGACCTGTGGGGGTCGACCGGCGGGCGCGGGACGCAAGCGGCTCAGCATGTCTGCAACGCCGGCGACTGCTCCAACTGGCTGCAGTTCATCGATGACACGGTGGCAGATCTTCAGGCGTCGGGGATCGATTTCACCTACGACATCTGGAACGAGTCGGACTTGTCGATCTTCTGGGGCGCCGGTGCGGTGACGCCGCAGTACTTCCAGATGTGGGACAGCGCATACAACGAGCTGCGCAAGATCGCCCCGGGCGCTGCCATCGCGGGTCCGTCGTTCGCGTTCACGCCGGCACGCAATCCGCAGGAGTGGACGTCGTTCTTCGCGCACGTGAAGGCCGCGAACACCGTTCCTGATTGGATCACGAACCACGACGAGGGCGATGTGGACGATCCGGTGACGGTGGCCCAGGACATCCGGGCAGACCTGACCGAAGCGGGGCTCCCGCAGTTGCCTCTGTCCGCCAACGAATACCAGCCGGCCGACCGCGGCAACGCCGGAGTCACCGCCTGGTATCTGGACCGGTTCGCCCAGTCGACCTACTCGACGGCGATGCGCGGCAATTGGAGCTGCTGCATGGTCCCGAACCTGACGGGACTGCTCACCCACACGCAGACCGGTTGGGCACCCACCGGCAACTGGTGGGCGATGCGCACCTATGCGCAGATGACCGGATCCCTGGTGCAGACATCCCAGCAGGTGGATTCGATGGCCATCACGGCCGCGAAGGATCCGTCCAAGGGACAGGCCATCGCCTTGCTGGGTGACGTCAACGGGTACACGGGCAGTGCGTCGGTGACGTTCACAGGGCTCGACTCCGCCGCCTATCTGGTGCGGGAAGGCCAGGTGCACGCCACGGTCTACCGGATGCCGGACGGCGGTGCTCTCTACGCGCCGATGGTGGAGTCCAGTGGCGATCTGCCGGTCGCTCCCGACGGTTCGGTGACCGTTCCGACGCAGTTCGTCGGCGCGCACGATGCGGTCGCGGTGTTCCTCTCCTGGACCGACCCGCAGACGACGGTCATCCATGCGCCTGACCAACTGATCGCCGGCACCTCCTACGACGTTCCGGTGACCTTCACGAACGGCAGCGAGTCGCAGGATACACAGGTGCAGACATCCCTCGCGGTCACCGCGGACGACCCGGCGGATGCCGCGGGAATCACGGTGGACTGCGTGCCGGGCGGAGGGGCCGCCTGTGCCGTCGTCAGCCACCTGGCCCCGGGCGAGTCGGCGACGGCGATGTTCCATGTGGTCGTGCCGCCCGGCACTCCGTCCGTGGCATATCGACTCGTCGCGACCACCGACCTCGTCAACCGAGGGCACATGACGGTGAGCAACTCGGCTGACGTCGTCTCGCCCTGCGCACTCGGCGCCGACTGCGAGGCGGAGAACGGTCAGCTGGCAGGCGGGGCCTGCCTCGCGACGGATCATCCCGGCTATACCGGGGCGGGCTTCGTGGCGTGCCTCACGAGCGTCGGGGCGAGCGTGACCCCGCAGTTCGGGGTGCCGACCGCCGGCACCTACACTCTGGATCTGCGCTATGCCGCAGGGCCGGATGGTCCCTCGGCCCAGCTCGATCGCACGGCGACGGTGACGGCGGGCGGCGTCTCGCAGCAGGTCGTGCTGCCGAAGACCGGGAGCTGGAACACCTGGGCCGACGCCACGGTCACGGTGACCCTGCCGGCCGGTGTCGACGACATCACGGTGGCGTACAACAAGACCGATCGCGGGTGGTTCAACCTGGACCACATGGTGCTGACCCAGTAGGTCCGCACGGTCGACGAGTGGATGACTCGCTGCAGGCGTACAGCGAGTCATCCGCCCGATCCGCAGCAACGCCCAGCGGGGCGACATCGTCGAAACGCTGGGCGTCGGCGCGTCTTCGACACGTGACCACCATGCGCCCGGGCTGCCCCGCCGATGTCGGCCGTGGAACAATGTGGCGAACGGGGAGGAGGCCGCGATGGCTGCGACGATCGGCGATGTCGCCCGGCTTGCGGGTGTCTCGCGCAGCACGGTCTCGTACGCACTGACCGGCAAGCGGTCGATCTCCGAGGACACCCGTGCCCGCATCCAGGAGGCGATCGAGGAGCTGGGCTTCACGCCGAACGCAGGAGCGCGTGCGTTGGCGACCTCGCAGACGAACGTGCTCGGGCTCTACCTGCAGTTCGAAGAGGACGAGTTCGCGCCGGCGATGCTGCAGTACGTGCTGCCGGTGTCCTCCGAGGCTCGCGAGCACGGCTACGACCTGCTGATGGTCACGGACCCCGACCTGGAGGGCGCCGTCCGCAGGACGACGTCGTCTGCCATGGTCGACGGCGTCGTCCTGCTGGACGTGACCTTCGACGATCCGCGATTGGGCCCTCTCCGGGAGGCGACGCAGCCTGCCGTGCTCATCGGCTACGCACGCAACGGTGAGGGATTCGACTCGTTCGACCTGGACTTCGGCGAGGCCGCCCGCATGGCGGTCGACCATCTGGGGACGCTGGGCCACCGCGATCTGGCGCTCATCACTCCGCCTCGCCACGTCTACGAGCGGGGCGGATCGTACGCGTGGCGCTTCCGCGACGCCGCGATCGAGCGCGCGGCGCGCTACGGGATGCGGATCACGACGCACTACGGCGACTCCCGGCAGCCGGGTATCGAGGCCGTCTTGGACCGGGCTCTCTCCGACGATTCGAGTCCGACCGCGCTGATCCTCCACAACGATGCGACGCTCGCCGCCCTGCCGAGCTACTTGAACGCGCGGGGGATCAGCTCTCCGGGCGATCTGTCGGTCGTGGGATTGTTCTCGCATGAGTTCGGCCAGGCCTTCTCACTGCCGTTCACATCCATCGAGACCTCCCCCGACCAGCTGGGCCGACAGGCGGTGCTGCAGCTCCTGAAGCGTCTGGCCGGCGGCGGTTCGCTGGAGGCGCCGCGCGCACGGTTCGTCGAGCCGATCCTCGTGGACCGCGGCAGCACCCGGTCCGCGCTCTGAGCACGGGCCGGACACGCGCCGTGCCAGCCCGGCGCCGGTAATCGAACCGCTTCGATGAGTGATCTCGCCCCGCTTCGATAATCGAACCGGTTCGACTTGCGCGGCTCCGAAATGCTCGCTACATTGATCGAACCGGTTCGACGGAGAGGAGGTACGGTGGCTGTCACGATCACCGATGTGGC
This genomic window contains:
- a CDS encoding carbohydrate-binding protein; the protein is MNLERRSIQRVAAIGAAAVLGLIGSTVATAGAVADTAAASTSLTVDLSTVTGPSTGVGQGILYGITQDGSQPGDEYVKPLNLNAFRGGGWFSGGWATDGYTYGPATHAEVTAIIDQAKRLKASSQNPAGFQYQVLLSDLWGSTGGRGTQAAQHVCNAGDCSNWLQFIDDTVADLQASGIDFTYDIWNESDLSIFWGAGAVTPQYFQMWDSAYNELRKIAPGAAIAGPSFAFTPARNPQEWTSFFAHVKAANTVPDWITNHDEGDVDDPVTVAQDIRADLTEAGLPQLPLSANEYQPADRGNAGVTAWYLDRFAQSTYSTAMRGNWSCCMVPNLTGLLTHTQTGWAPTGNWWAMRTYAQMTGSLVQTSQQVDSMAITAAKDPSKGQAIALLGDVNGYTGSASVTFTGLDSAAYLVREGQVHATVYRMPDGGALYAPMVESSGDLPVAPDGSVTVPTQFVGAHDAVAVFLSWTDPQTTVIHAPDQLIAGTSYDVPVTFTNGSESQDTQVQTSLAVTADDPADAAGITVDCVPGGGAACAVVSHLAPGESATAMFHVVVPPGTPSVAYRLVATTDLVNRGHMTVSNSADVVSPCALGADCEAENGQLAGGACLATDHPGYTGAGFVACLTSVGASVTPQFGVPTAGTYTLDLRYAAGPDGPSAQLDRTATVTAGGVSQQVVLPKTGSWNTWADATVTVTLPAGVDDITVAYNKTDRGWFNLDHMVLTQ
- a CDS encoding LacI family DNA-binding transcriptional regulator, giving the protein MAATIGDVARLAGVSRSTVSYALTGKRSISEDTRARIQEAIEELGFTPNAGARALATSQTNVLGLYLQFEEDEFAPAMLQYVLPVSSEAREHGYDLLMVTDPDLEGAVRRTTSSAMVDGVVLLDVTFDDPRLGPLREATQPAVLIGYARNGEGFDSFDLDFGEAARMAVDHLGTLGHRDLALITPPRHVYERGGSYAWRFRDAAIERAARYGMRITTHYGDSRQPGIEAVLDRALSDDSSPTALILHNDATLAALPSYLNARGISSPGDLSVVGLFSHEFGQAFSLPFTSIETSPDQLGRQAVLQLLKRLAGGGSLEAPRARFVEPILVDRGSTRSAL